A genomic region of uncultured Roseibium sp. contains the following coding sequences:
- a CDS encoding YHYH protein produces MRLSLALASALIASQAAAHDSAAPIGGEEPVEHIHLSDEIWDLFIPQAEASADITVEGNTRRIYANGYPNKPPGKFPNRNNPHAISKKNYNLKVPLDPRKNAQARDAQGAVFGIAVNGVVMDPGTAEFWRNDRRSGWNYEALGGACKLGLDKYNAHVQPNGTYHYHGIPSGVVSASGGRSVPALIGYAADGFPIYGQHGYSDPAGKSPMKKLKSSYRIKNGNRPDGPGGRYNGKFTQDWAFVDGAGDLDRCNGRFAATPEYPDGTYHYVLTDTFPFIPRCWMGTPDQSFTRLKGRGQRRGDLLPQGDVPEHDFAAISDLGAAPVIQVQGGPPPRMRPGGPPPQRGQRGPRQQRGGPGGRAPCSGS; encoded by the coding sequence ATGCGTTTAAGTCTTGCGCTTGCAAGCGCGCTGATAGCTTCACAGGCAGCTGCACACGACAGTGCTGCGCCGATTGGCGGAGAAGAACCGGTTGAACACATCCATCTGAGCGATGAAATCTGGGATCTATTCATTCCTCAGGCAGAGGCGAGTGCCGACATCACGGTTGAGGGAAACACCAGGCGAATTTACGCCAATGGATATCCCAACAAACCACCCGGGAAGTTCCCCAACCGCAACAATCCCCACGCCATCTCGAAGAAGAACTACAATCTCAAGGTGCCGCTCGATCCGCGCAAAAATGCCCAGGCTCGGGATGCGCAGGGCGCTGTATTCGGCATCGCCGTCAACGGGGTGGTCATGGACCCGGGGACAGCGGAATTCTGGCGGAACGACCGGCGTTCGGGATGGAACTACGAAGCGCTGGGCGGCGCCTGCAAGCTCGGCCTCGACAAGTACAATGCCCATGTCCAGCCGAACGGGACCTACCACTATCACGGTATTCCGTCCGGTGTCGTCTCCGCGAGTGGCGGGCGGTCGGTTCCCGCGTTGATCGGCTATGCCGCCGACGGATTTCCGATCTACGGCCAGCACGGATATTCCGACCCTGCGGGGAAATCCCCGATGAAGAAGCTCAAGAGCAGCTATCGGATCAAGAACGGCAACAGGCCGGATGGTCCGGGCGGACGCTACAACGGCAAGTTCACGCAGGACTGGGCCTTCGTGGACGGGGCGGGCGACCTTGACCGGTGCAACGGCCGTTTTGCCGCGACACCCGAATATCCGGACGGGACCTATCATTATGTCCTGACCGATACGTTTCCGTTCATTCCCAGATGCTGGATGGGCACGCCCGATCAGAGTTTCACCCGGCTCAAGGGGCGCGGGCAGCGCCGCGGCGACCTGCTGCCGCAAGGAGACGTACCGGAGCACGATTTCGCTGCGATCAGCGATCTTGGTGCCGCGCCGGTGATACAGGTCCAGGGCGGTCCGCCACCGCGGATGCGTCCCGGCGGGCCACCGCCGCAGCGTGGCCAGCGCGGTCCGCGCCAGCAGCGCGGCGGCCCCGGAGGACGGGCTCCCTGCAGCGGAAGCTGA
- a CDS encoding prolyl oligopeptidase family serine peptidase — protein MSDARADRPLAGNVWYPTSTPEWFERADNSKVWQMAPADPGGTAAEGSFPLLVVSHGMYGNTLNQAWLASALARRGFIVAMINHPGTSTFLRDADHARELWERPVDMSRLITFLVEKSPLADRVDTDRIYAAGHSLGGYTVMLLAGARFDAGLYQNLCAEDDTNVVCPVLKGWSVAETDADRKEMRRSRKDARVRKTVSMDLGGTPVLSRRSLGLVETPVLVLGSGRADMLDQDVESRMLASLLPGESTRHVELADAGHFDFMGVCKPEGYEILKVHEPGDEIVCIKGSSDRQVQHERIVSELIAFFDSE, from the coding sequence GTGAGCGATGCGCGGGCTGACCGCCCGCTCGCCGGCAACGTCTGGTACCCGACGTCAACGCCTGAGTGGTTCGAACGGGCAGACAACAGCAAAGTCTGGCAGATGGCGCCGGCGGACCCGGGCGGCACCGCCGCCGAAGGCTCGTTCCCGCTGCTCGTGGTTTCCCACGGAATGTACGGAAACACGCTCAATCAGGCATGGCTGGCATCCGCGCTTGCACGGCGTGGATTTATCGTGGCCATGATCAATCACCCTGGAACGAGTACCTTTTTGCGCGATGCAGATCACGCGCGCGAATTGTGGGAGCGGCCGGTGGACATGTCGCGTCTGATCACGTTTCTCGTCGAAAAAAGCCCGTTGGCGGACCGTGTCGACACAGACAGGATTTATGCGGCAGGCCACTCCCTGGGCGGCTACACCGTCATGCTTCTGGCAGGTGCACGGTTCGATGCCGGTCTTTATCAAAACCTGTGTGCGGAAGATGACACAAACGTCGTGTGTCCCGTTCTGAAAGGCTGGTCGGTCGCGGAGACGGACGCGGACCGCAAAGAAATGCGGCGTTCACGCAAGGATGCGCGCGTACGAAAGACTGTCAGCATGGATCTCGGCGGCACACCGGTCCTTTCGCGCCGCAGCCTGGGACTTGTGGAGACACCCGTCCTGGTTCTCGGATCCGGGCGTGCGGACATGCTCGACCAGGATGTCGAATCCCGCATGCTCGCGTCGCTGCTCCCCGGAGAATCGACGCGGCACGTCGAACTCGCCGATGCGGGGCATTTCGACTTTATGGGTGTGTGCAAGCCCGAAGGCTATGAAATCCTGAAGGTCCACGAACCGGGTGATGAGATTGTCTGCATCAAGGGCAGCTCCGATAGACAGGTGCAGCACGAGCGTATCGTCAGCGAGCTGATCGCTTTTTTCGACAGCGAATGA
- a CDS encoding molybdopterin oxidoreductase family protein: MNQSPPKSTFSTCPHDCPSACAVEVHFYPHGDVRRLNGARENTYTAGVVCAKVARYPERLYHPERLTSPMRRVGAKGEGRFEEISWEDALDLIAQKFLAAEAEFGAESVWPYYYAGTMGQVQRDSIHRLRHAKGYSRQFDSFCTNMAWTGYIAGTGRLAGPDPREMALSNQIVIWGTNPVSTQVNVMTHVIAARKKRGARIIVVDVYETETMKQADIGLVLKPGTDAALACAIMHVLFRDGHADRDYLNAYTDCPDEFEAHLQTRTPEWAARITGLEAARIEEVATLIGETKKTFFRLGYGFTRQRNGAVAMHAAASIACVTGCWQYEGGGAFHNNGAIYRLDKEMIEATSLKDTNVRALDQSMIGRILTGDEDALLGGPPVKAILIQNTNPVSVAPEQERVKQGFAREDLFTVVHEQFLTETAKMADVVLPATQFLEHDDIYKGGGHQYLSLGPKAVDPPDGPKENIFVINEIARRVDSKSHPGFDMSAREHIDWMLRKSGYGSLADLEAEKWRDLQPDFETSHFLNGFGHADGKFRFRPDWANTAAPNKPDGETVFGPFADMPEFPDQWDVIELADREHPFRLATSPARSFLNSTFNETETSLKKEGRPEVWIRPDDADSIGIADGARVQLGNARGVVTLHARHVETVAPGTLISEGIWPNAAFEDGRGINTLTGADPVAPYGGAAFHDTAVWIRPC; the protein is encoded by the coding sequence ATGAACCAGTCACCACCGAAAAGTACCTTTTCAACGTGTCCGCACGATTGCCCTTCGGCCTGTGCGGTGGAGGTTCACTTCTATCCGCATGGCGACGTAAGGCGGCTGAACGGAGCCAGGGAAAACACCTATACAGCCGGTGTCGTCTGCGCCAAGGTCGCCCGCTATCCGGAACGGCTTTACCATCCTGAACGCCTGACCAGCCCGATGCGCCGCGTCGGCGCGAAAGGCGAGGGGCGTTTTGAAGAGATCTCCTGGGAAGACGCGCTCGACCTGATCGCACAAAAGTTCCTCGCCGCCGAAGCGGAATTCGGTGCCGAAAGCGTCTGGCCCTACTATTACGCCGGGACGATGGGACAGGTGCAGCGCGACAGCATCCATCGCCTGCGCCACGCAAAGGGCTATTCGCGCCAGTTCGACAGTTTTTGCACGAACATGGCCTGGACCGGCTACATTGCCGGAACCGGCCGGCTTGCGGGCCCCGATCCGCGCGAAATGGCGCTGTCGAACCAGATCGTCATCTGGGGAACCAATCCCGTGTCAACTCAGGTCAACGTGATGACCCATGTGATCGCAGCGCGCAAGAAACGCGGCGCCCGTATCATTGTCGTCGATGTCTACGAGACGGAAACCATGAAACAGGCCGACATCGGCCTTGTCCTGAAGCCGGGAACGGATGCGGCGCTCGCCTGCGCAATCATGCATGTGCTCTTCCGCGACGGCCATGCGGATCGGGACTATCTCAACGCCTATACGGACTGCCCGGATGAATTCGAAGCCCATCTTCAGACGCGGACGCCAGAATGGGCGGCGCGGATAACCGGTCTTGAGGCCGCCAGGATCGAAGAGGTTGCCACCCTCATCGGCGAAACCAAAAAGACCTTCTTCCGGCTGGGATACGGCTTCACGCGGCAGCGCAACGGTGCCGTTGCCATGCACGCCGCTGCTTCCATCGCCTGCGTTACCGGCTGCTGGCAGTATGAGGGCGGTGGCGCCTTTCACAACAATGGCGCCATTTACCGGCTCGACAAGGAAATGATCGAGGCGACCTCGCTCAAGGACACGAATGTGCGCGCGCTGGACCAGAGCATGATCGGCCGGATACTGACAGGTGACGAAGACGCCTTGCTGGGAGGTCCTCCGGTCAAGGCCATCCTGATCCAGAACACCAATCCCGTGTCGGTTGCCCCGGAACAGGAGCGCGTCAAGCAAGGTTTTGCGCGAGAGGATCTCTTTACCGTCGTCCACGAGCAGTTCCTGACCGAAACCGCGAAGATGGCGGATGTCGTCCTGCCGGCGACACAGTTTCTGGAGCACGACGATATCTACAAGGGCGGCGGCCACCAGTACCTGTCGCTCGGTCCGAAGGCCGTTGACCCGCCTGATGGCCCCAAAGAGAACATCTTTGTTATCAACGAGATTGCCAGGCGCGTTGACTCAAAATCTCATCCGGGATTTGACATGAGCGCGCGCGAGCATATCGACTGGATGCTTCGGAAATCCGGCTACGGCAGCCTGGCGGATCTTGAGGCCGAGAAATGGCGCGACCTGCAGCCGGACTTCGAGACATCGCACTTTCTGAACGGCTTTGGCCACGCGGACGGAAAATTCCGCTTCCGGCCCGACTGGGCGAACACCGCCGCGCCCAACAAGCCCGATGGCGAGACAGTCTTCGGGCCATTCGCTGACATGCCTGAATTCCCGGATCAATGGGATGTCATTGAACTGGCGGATCGCGAACACCCGTTCCGCCTGGCGACGTCGCCGGCACGGTCCTTCCTCAATTCCACGTTCAACGAAACCGAGACCTCGCTCAAGAAAGAGGGCAGACCCGAAGTCTGGATCAGGCCGGACGATGCGGACAGCATTGGCATTGCTGACGGCGCAAGGGTTCAACTGGGCAATGCGCGCGGCGTTGTCACGCTCCATGCCCGCCACGTGGAAACGGTGGCTCCCGGGACGTTGATCTCGGAGGGGATCTGGCCGAATGCGGCATTCGAGGACGGCAGGGGCATCAATACGCTGACCGGAGCCGATCCTGTTGCGCCTTATGGCGGCGCAGCGTTTCATGACACGGCGGTCTGGATCAGGCCCTGCTAG
- a CDS encoding DUF4344 domain-containing metallopeptidase, with protein MKILQAFCFATFWALATPLAFHPAAASPEAASSFEGLESGFRALSEYEQAEFLDFVAGNTVFVTYHEAGHMLVSELELPVLAQEEDAVDNLATVSMLAADTDDMDVYLLHAMTGWFLMSEEDYDALVFYGEHDLDQQRGYRMLCLMVGADEDAFLDLAEDLALPEDRIDSCASDYEQAADSWEYVTDPYLRQEDTAAGRIKVIHEDAPAELAFLGSFLSEAKILETIAEEIDTFYDLPENVTFRAAACGEDNAFWDADTREVIICHELLGGFAELYLALISDDG; from the coding sequence GTGAAAATTCTTCAGGCTTTTTGCTTCGCAACGTTCTGGGCCCTTGCAACGCCCCTAGCGTTTCATCCGGCAGCAGCATCGCCCGAGGCTGCCTCTTCCTTTGAAGGTCTGGAATCCGGCTTTCGGGCTCTTTCGGAGTACGAGCAGGCCGAGTTCCTGGACTTTGTCGCCGGTAACACGGTGTTCGTGACCTATCACGAAGCCGGCCACATGCTCGTTTCGGAACTGGAACTGCCGGTTCTCGCGCAAGAGGAAGACGCCGTCGACAATCTTGCCACGGTCTCCATGCTGGCCGCGGATACGGACGATATGGACGTCTACCTCCTGCACGCAATGACCGGCTGGTTTCTGATGTCCGAAGAGGACTACGACGCCCTGGTCTTTTATGGTGAGCACGATCTGGACCAGCAGCGCGGCTATCGCATGCTTTGTCTGATGGTGGGCGCCGACGAGGACGCTTTCCTCGATCTGGCCGAAGACCTCGCTCTACCCGAGGACCGCATTGACAGCTGCGCCTCAGACTACGAGCAAGCCGCGGATTCCTGGGAATACGTGACCGATCCCTACTTACGGCAGGAAGACACGGCGGCGGGCAGGATCAAGGTCATACACGAGGACGCACCGGCGGAACTCGCCTTCCTCGGCTCGTTTCTTAGCGAGGCGAAAATCCTGGAAACGATCGCCGAAGAAATCGACACGTTCTACGACCTACCCGAAAACGTCACCTTCCGGGCCGCGGCCTGCGGTGAAGACAACGCGTTCTGGGATGCAGACACGCGGGAAGTCATCATCTGCCACGAGCTGCTGGGTGGTTTTGCCGAGCTTTATCTCGCACTGATCTCGGACGACGGCTGA
- a CDS encoding DUF983 domain-containing protein: MNTNQSWPKLSPIQTGLKGRCPRCGEGKVFDGFLKLKRGCSHCGLDYSFADPADGPAFFVICFGCVPAVAFAIWLEIAFTAPYWVHLVTTLPLILLTCIPMLRPLKGWLVSSQYFYKAEEGRLVTSEDDAPQPQP, encoded by the coding sequence ATGAACACGAACCAGAGTTGGCCGAAGCTTTCACCGATCCAGACCGGCCTCAAGGGACGCTGTCCACGTTGTGGCGAGGGCAAGGTTTTCGACGGTTTCCTGAAACTGAAGCGCGGCTGCAGCCATTGCGGTCTCGACTACAGTTTCGCAGATCCCGCAGACGGCCCTGCATTCTTCGTCATCTGTTTCGGCTGTGTGCCGGCGGTCGCCTTTGCCATCTGGCTGGAAATCGCATTCACCGCCCCCTACTGGGTACACCTCGTCACGACCCTGCCACTGATCCTGCTCACCTGTATCCCGATGCTGCGTCCCCTGAAGGGATGGCTGGTCTCGAGCCAGTATTTCTACAAGGCCGAGGAAGGCAGGCTGGTGACGTCGGAAGATGATGCCCCGCAACCCCAGCCGTGA
- a CDS encoding ABC-F family ATP-binding cassette domain-containing protein, protein MLQISDLTYRIADRLLIDKASVNLPGKSKTGLVGRNGAGKSTLFKIITGDLSVETGSVQIPKRARIGQVAQEAPGTEDTLMEVVLAADKERSRLLAEAETETDPDRIADIHTRLADIGAHTAEARAGSILAGLGFDADAQQRPCSSFSGGWRMRVALAAVLFSEPDLLLLDEPTNYLDLEGTLWLENYVARYPHQVLLISHDRDLLNKAVDSIVHLERGKLTYYSGGYDSFDRQRREAMVLAEKAKEKQDAQRKHMQAFVDRFRYKASKARQAQSRLKMLEKLQPITALTEENGKPIQFPDPGAQLAPPIMKLEGVSTGYGDTRILSRLTLNIDTDDRIALLGANGNGKSTFAKLISGRLAAMDGDITKATKLKIAFFAQHQLDELRPAESAVAHVRSLMTDAPEAKVRARVARFGLPTDRMDTPAKDLSGGEKARLLLGLATFDGPHLLILDEPTNHLDIDSREALVMALNDYRGAVILISHDRHLVEACADRLWLVADGKVAPFDGDMEDYRRLILQGPEAAQKARARAEEEAERASAQDKRREAAQRRSLLKPLKQKIDAAEKEMARLQEKIGKLDDALADPEFFQREPDRATKFAKERAYCEKKLVNAEEEWLELSAKFEEAG, encoded by the coding sequence ATGCTGCAGATATCAGACCTCACCTACCGGATCGCGGACCGCCTTTTGATCGACAAGGCGAGTGTGAACTTGCCCGGAAAATCGAAAACCGGCCTAGTCGGCCGCAACGGTGCCGGCAAGTCGACCCTGTTCAAGATCATTACCGGCGACCTTTCCGTCGAGACCGGTTCGGTACAGATCCCGAAACGCGCCCGCATCGGTCAGGTTGCCCAGGAAGCACCGGGCACCGAGGACACGCTCATGGAGGTGGTTCTGGCGGCGGACAAGGAGCGCAGCCGGTTGCTTGCCGAAGCGGAGACGGAAACCGACCCGGACCGGATCGCGGACATTCACACCAGGCTCGCGGACATCGGTGCACACACCGCCGAGGCGCGCGCCGGGTCCATCCTCGCCGGGCTGGGTTTCGACGCCGACGCGCAGCAGCGCCCGTGCTCTTCCTTTTCCGGTGGCTGGCGCATGCGGGTCGCGCTTGCCGCGGTTCTGTTCTCGGAGCCCGACCTGTTGCTCCTGGACGAGCCGACCAACTACCTGGACCTTGAAGGCACGCTCTGGCTGGAGAACTACGTTGCGCGTTATCCGCATCAGGTCCTCTTGATTTCCCACGACCGCGATCTCCTGAACAAGGCCGTGGACAGCATCGTCCATCTGGAACGCGGAAAACTGACCTACTATTCCGGCGGCTACGACAGTTTCGACCGTCAGCGGCGCGAAGCCATGGTGCTGGCGGAAAAGGCGAAGGAGAAACAGGACGCGCAGCGCAAGCACATGCAGGCGTTCGTCGACCGTTTCCGCTACAAGGCAAGCAAGGCGCGCCAGGCGCAGTCGCGCCTGAAAATGCTGGAGAAGCTGCAGCCGATAACGGCGCTGACAGAAGAAAACGGCAAACCGATCCAGTTCCCCGACCCTGGCGCACAGCTCGCCCCCCCGATCATGAAGCTGGAAGGCGTCTCGACCGGCTACGGAGACACCCGGATCCTGTCCAGGCTGACATTGAACATCGACACGGATGACCGTATTGCCCTTCTCGGTGCGAACGGCAACGGCAAGTCGACATTCGCAAAACTGATTTCCGGACGGCTCGCCGCCATGGACGGAGACATCACCAAGGCAACCAAACTCAAGATCGCCTTCTTTGCCCAGCATCAGCTCGATGAGCTGCGCCCTGCCGAAAGCGCCGTCGCGCATGTCAGATCACTGATGACGGACGCCCCCGAAGCCAAGGTCCGCGCCCGGGTTGCCCGCTTCGGCCTGCCGACCGATCGCATGGACACACCCGCGAAGGACCTTTCCGGGGGAGAGAAAGCCCGGTTGCTGCTCGGTCTTGCGACATTCGACGGCCCGCATCTGCTGATACTCGACGAACCGACCAACCACCTCGACATCGACAGCCGCGAGGCCCTGGTGATGGCACTGAACGATTACCGGGGGGCCGTCATTCTCATCAGTCACGACCGGCATCTGGTCGAAGCGTGCGCCGACCGGCTGTGGCTCGTTGCCGACGGCAAGGTCGCTCCCTTTGACGGGGACATGGAGGATTACCGCCGGCTGATCCTGCAAGGTCCGGAAGCGGCACAAAAAGCCAGAGCCCGTGCCGAAGAAGAAGCCGAACGGGCCTCCGCGCAGGACAAGCGCCGCGAAGCTGCCCAACGACGCAGTCTCCTGAAACCGCTGAAGCAGAAAATTGACGCGGCCGAGAAGGAAATGGCGCGCCTGCAGGAGAAAATCGGCAAGCTGGACGATGCCCTGGCGGACCCGGAGTTTTTCCAGCGGGAGCCTGACCGCGCCACGAAATTCGCCAAGGAACGGGCCTATTGCGAGAAAAAACTGGTCAATGCGGAAGAGGAATGGCTGGAGCTGTCCGCAAAATTCGAGGAAGCCGGATGA
- a CDS encoding AraC family transcriptional regulator: MISIPVSFLLAAVFLGLGLSVLFGRVLPRLSRTAFGVFFALLCVEAGLVGLRFAYGVNDFVALQRSLPVWIAPSLYMGFAALGSRENSMLQSIIRHGVVAALLTLAMLFPIPVPGYVDGLIALSFLVYGVLLVRLWAGGPDRLALAPTGQASFLHRLLAIAIAIVFATIATDLWIALLFTMQMPESASLVISYASLAFIVTALAIAVFAARQRIPRRKTEKKTPPDADNKALVEKARRILIEQNLYKDPAMTLTRFARRTGVPDRDLSIAINDVAGVNVSQFVNEVRLEEAARLLTDTEEPVTRIHEEVGFLTRSNFYREFRRRFGDAPALSARRLSRRPRSVRDKARQNHPAARGR; the protein is encoded by the coding sequence ATGATCAGCATCCCGGTCTCCTTTTTGCTCGCCGCGGTCTTCCTTGGGCTGGGACTGTCGGTTCTTTTCGGGCGCGTTCTGCCGCGTCTTTCCAGGACAGCTTTCGGCGTTTTCTTTGCTCTGCTCTGTGTCGAGGCGGGATTGGTGGGACTGCGCTTTGCCTATGGCGTCAACGATTTCGTCGCGCTGCAACGAAGCTTGCCGGTCTGGATTGCGCCATCCCTCTACATGGGATTTGCAGCGCTTGGATCCCGTGAAAACTCCATGCTGCAATCAATCATCCGTCATGGAGTTGTTGCCGCGCTTCTCACGCTTGCCATGCTGTTCCCTATCCCCGTTCCCGGCTACGTGGACGGTCTCATTGCGCTGAGCTTCCTCGTATACGGTGTCCTGCTGGTGCGGCTCTGGGCAGGAGGGCCGGACCGTTTGGCCCTGGCGCCGACCGGACAGGCAAGTTTCCTTCACCGGCTTCTGGCAATTGCGATAGCGATCGTGTTCGCAACGATTGCGACCGACCTCTGGATCGCGCTGCTTTTCACCATGCAGATGCCGGAATCCGCGTCTCTCGTGATCTCTTATGCGAGCCTCGCCTTCATCGTGACCGCGCTCGCGATTGCCGTCTTTGCCGCGCGTCAGCGCATACCGCGCCGCAAGACCGAAAAGAAAACGCCGCCGGATGCGGATAACAAGGCGCTCGTGGAAAAAGCCAGACGCATCCTGATCGAACAAAATCTCTACAAGGACCCGGCGATGACGCTTACGCGGTTCGCGCGGCGCACCGGTGTGCCCGATCGAGACCTATCGATCGCGATCAACGATGTTGCCGGCGTCAATGTCAGCCAGTTCGTCAATGAGGTTCGGCTCGAAGAGGCGGCCAGGCTGTTGACCGATACCGAAGAACCGGTCACCCGGATACATGAGGAGGTCGGGTTCCTCACCCGGTCCAACTTCTACCGCGAGTTCCGGCGCCGGTTCGGTGATGCACCGGCGCTTTCCGCAAGAAGGCTCAGCCGTCGTCCGAGATCAGTGCGAGATAAAGCTCGGCAAAACCACCCAGCAGCTCGTGGCAGATGA
- the ndk gene encoding nucleoside-diphosphate kinase: MAIERTFSMIKPDATQRNLTGAITAKLEEAGLRVVASRRVWMSLREAEAFYAVHKERPFFGELTEFMSSGPTVVQVLEGENAIAKNREVMGATNPSEAAEGTIRKEFALSIGENSVHGSDAPETAAVEIAFWFSGTELVG; the protein is encoded by the coding sequence ATGGCGATTGAACGCACGTTTTCCATGATCAAGCCGGACGCGACCCAGCGCAACCTGACCGGTGCCATCACCGCAAAGCTTGAAGAAGCAGGACTGCGCGTTGTCGCGTCGCGGCGCGTGTGGATGTCCCTGCGCGAAGCCGAGGCATTTTACGCGGTCCACAAGGAACGTCCGTTCTTTGGTGAACTGACCGAATTCATGTCCTCCGGTCCGACGGTCGTTCAGGTTCTGGAAGGCGAAAACGCCATCGCCAAGAACCGCGAAGTGATGGGTGCGACCAACCCCTCGGAAGCCGCTGAGGGAACGATCCGCAAGGAATTCGCCCTGTCGATCGGTGAAAACTCCGTTCATGGGTCCGATGCACCTGAAACCGCGGCGGTCGAGATTGCTTTCTGGTTCTCCGGAACCGAACTGGTCGGCTGA
- a CDS encoding PLP-dependent aminotransferase family protein, which translates to MTDWCPDLQGSDAPRYIAIAESIAADLSNGRLSPGDRLPAQRQLAKVLGLDFTTVARGYAEARRRGLLSSQVGSGTFVTKQNGVGTAEGSQDGAVRICPPDFSMNLPPEPHDRALIDRMRSGYNALSADLMDLLRYQNPESWEQDQLAAARWLEGVGLSPAPSLILFASGAQSALSTILTAITEPGDQVACEDVTYPGIRSLTAQLGLELVGLETDDAGVLPDSLQSAAGSGRLKALYLNPTLQNPTTKTVPYLRRKELAALTAKVGVPILEDDAYGQLCRKAPLPFAAIAPETSWYIGSLSKCLGSGLRLAYVLAPDPGARWQFSRASRTSQVMPSPVMTALATRWIEDGTASLLLDYIRSEGAARQKIAATYLHGQEYLSDPEGFHIWLKLSNGWTRPAFVSQLRNLPIGVTESDAFTVSGAPSERIRVGLGGPADRKQLGNALEILSQTLTASPAQASVYF; encoded by the coding sequence ATGACCGACTGGTGCCCCGATTTGCAAGGCAGTGACGCCCCGCGCTACATAGCCATTGCCGAAAGCATTGCCGCCGACCTTTCGAACGGCAGGCTTTCACCCGGAGACAGGCTTCCCGCGCAGCGCCAACTGGCAAAGGTGCTCGGTCTTGATTTCACGACCGTCGCGCGCGGATATGCCGAGGCACGGCGGCGCGGACTGTTGTCGTCCCAGGTCGGCAGCGGCACATTCGTGACCAAGCAGAACGGCGTAGGGACCGCAGAGGGCTCGCAAGATGGTGCCGTCAGGATCTGCCCGCCCGATTTTTCCATGAACCTCCCTCCCGAACCGCATGATCGCGCGCTCATCGACAGGATGCGGTCGGGATACAACGCTCTCTCCGCGGATCTCATGGATCTGCTTCGCTATCAGAATCCCGAAAGCTGGGAACAGGATCAGCTCGCTGCAGCCCGATGGCTTGAAGGTGTCGGACTTTCTCCGGCACCCTCGCTGATCCTGTTCGCATCCGGTGCCCAGTCGGCGCTGAGCACCATTCTCACGGCCATCACGGAACCGGGCGATCAGGTCGCCTGCGAGGACGTCACCTATCCCGGCATTCGCTCACTCACGGCCCAACTGGGGCTGGAGCTGGTCGGACTGGAAACGGATGATGCGGGCGTGCTGCCGGACAGCTTGCAGAGCGCTGCCGGATCGGGCCGCCTCAAAGCACTCTACCTCAATCCGACGCTTCAGAATCCGACAACAAAGACAGTTCCTTATCTTCGCAGGAAGGAACTCGCCGCATTGACGGCAAAGGTCGGTGTACCAATCCTTGAAGACGATGCATATGGCCAGCTTTGCCGCAAGGCGCCCCTGCCTTTTGCCGCCATCGCGCCAGAAACGAGCTGGTATATCGGTTCCTTGTCAAAATGCCTCGGCTCCGGCTTACGGCTTGCGTATGTGCTTGCGCCGGATCCGGGAGCACGTTGGCAATTCTCACGTGCATCAAGAACATCTCAGGTCATGCCGTCACCTGTAATGACGGCCCTGGCAACCCGCTGGATCGAAGATGGCACCGCCTCACTGCTTCTGGATTACATTCGTTCCGAAGGCGCGGCGCGGCAGAAGATCGCGGCAACGTACCTGCATGGTCAGGAGTACCTGTCCGATCCAGAAGGATTTCATATCTGGCTCAAGCTTTCCAACGGCTGGACCCGGCCCGCCTTCGTCAGCCAGTTGCGCAACTTGCCGATCGGCGTCACCGAATCCGATGCCTTCACCGTGTCCGGAGCGCCATCGGAACGTATCCGCGTCGGCCTCGGCGGCCCTGCCGACCGGAAGCAGCTCGGGAACGCGCTCGAAATCCTCTCCCAGACACTCACCGCATCACCAGCGCAGGCATCCGTCTATTTTTGA